A window of the Gordonia humi genome harbors these coding sequences:
- a CDS encoding bifunctional 3-(3-hydroxy-phenyl)propionate/3-hydroxycinnamic acid hydroxylase → MRLHVDRRTIHRRDPLNDQPLYDVAIIGYGPTGVTAANLLGQRGLRVVVLERDPEVYGRARAISTDEEVMRIWQSVGLDEQLQTDMLPGGVVAFVDADGRPFTRVQPRSRHCGHPPQQFIYQPAVDATLRSGAARFDTVTVLTRHQCLKVANHPDYAEVLAADLTDDTFVRLRAKYVIAADGGSSATRGQLGIGYQGTTFTERWIVIDTKVLRDWEGSSQLRFHCDPARPTVDCPTPLGHHRWEFPVRDGEDEDHLVTHEAIWEILRGQGVTPDHVEILRSVVYSHHVRVADRWRAGRVFLAGDAAHAMPPWIGQGMASGVRDAANLCWKIADVLAGVLPDTALDSYQIEREPHVRETTAHAVFVGRIITERREWIAAVRNRVLRAASMVPGYSRAMVESKWIPAARYTAGLLASEKHPARGRQIPQPWVLDSTGTRVRLDDALGARWLVLTSDGRGLPSVWDGVPVVRIRSCGATPGPDTIVDIDGDLTAWLAEHSATVVALRPDGFVYAAARAGAPLPSPPADFRAPAHTRSRRTTP, encoded by the coding sequence ATGCGTCTCCACGTGGATAGACGCACCATTCACAGGAGAGATCCGTTGAACGATCAGCCGCTCTACGACGTCGCGATCATCGGGTACGGCCCCACCGGCGTCACCGCCGCCAATCTGCTCGGACAGCGGGGACTACGCGTCGTCGTCCTCGAACGTGATCCCGAGGTCTACGGTCGTGCTCGAGCGATCTCCACCGACGAGGAGGTGATGCGCATCTGGCAGTCGGTCGGGCTCGACGAGCAATTGCAGACCGATATGCTGCCGGGCGGCGTCGTCGCCTTTGTGGACGCCGACGGCCGTCCGTTCACCCGGGTCCAGCCCCGGTCACGTCACTGTGGGCATCCGCCGCAGCAGTTCATCTATCAACCGGCCGTCGACGCGACGCTGCGCTCGGGCGCCGCCCGGTTCGACACCGTGACAGTGTTGACCCGCCACCAATGCCTGAAGGTCGCCAACCACCCCGACTACGCCGAGGTGCTCGCCGCCGATCTGACCGACGACACCTTCGTACGACTGAGAGCGAAGTACGTCATCGCTGCAGACGGTGGCTCATCGGCCACGCGCGGACAACTCGGCATCGGATATCAGGGCACGACGTTCACCGAACGATGGATCGTCATCGATACGAAGGTCCTCCGGGACTGGGAAGGCAGCTCCCAGCTGCGGTTCCACTGCGATCCAGCCCGGCCGACCGTCGACTGCCCGACGCCCCTCGGCCACCACCGCTGGGAGTTCCCGGTCCGAGACGGAGAGGACGAAGACCACCTGGTGACCCACGAGGCGATCTGGGAGATCCTCCGCGGCCAGGGCGTCACTCCCGACCACGTCGAGATCCTTCGTTCGGTCGTCTACAGTCACCATGTCCGCGTCGCCGACCGGTGGCGCGCGGGACGTGTCTTCCTGGCGGGCGACGCCGCACACGCCATGCCGCCGTGGATCGGTCAGGGCATGGCTTCGGGGGTTCGCGATGCGGCGAATCTGTGCTGGAAGATCGCGGACGTGCTCGCCGGTGTCCTTCCGGACACCGCACTCGACAGCTACCAGATCGAGCGGGAACCGCACGTACGAGAGACCACCGCGCACGCCGTCTTCGTCGGCCGCATCATCACGGAGCGCCGAGAGTGGATCGCCGCCGTTCGAAACCGGGTCCTGCGCGCCGCGTCGATGGTCCCCGGCTACAGCCGGGCGATGGTGGAGTCCAAGTGGATTCCCGCCGCACGCTACACGGCCGGACTCCTTGCATCGGAGAAGCACCCGGCGCGTGGTCGACAGATCCCACAACCGTGGGTACTCGACTCCACAGGGACACGCGTCCGACTCGACGACGCTCTCGGCGCCCGCTGGCTCGTGTTGACGTCCGACGGCCGGGGTCTGCCGTCTGTGTGGGACGGCGTGCCCGTCGTACGTATCCGTTCCTGCGGTGCGACACCGGGCCCCGACACGATCGTCGACATCGACGGGGACCTCACCGCATGGCTGGCCGAACACTCTGCGACTGTCGTCGCCCTGCGACCCGACGGATTCGTCTATGCGGCTGCCCGTGCCGGAGCGCCGCTGCCTTCCCCACCAGCCGACTTCCGCGCACCCGCACACACTCGATCCCGAAGGACCACACCATGA
- a CDS encoding alpha/beta fold hydrolase, with product MTTSHTVTVNGDTEIFYTDSGVDTTDTGVPIVLLHGGGPGASGMSNYARNVDALAEHFRVIVPDMPGYGGSSKNLSQDDPFGSLADGIRALLDHLGVEKAHLVGNSYGGACALRLALDTPHRAERMVLMGPGGIGTTRGAPTKGLSTLLNYYGGDGPSRSKLEHFIRTYLVYDAESVSAAAIDERYTASIVPEVVAHPPLRRPSGTSALKTLWRMDFTRDKRLPQLRTRTLILWGRDDKVNRPSGGQMLVDRMPDADLMMVARTGHWVQFERAALFNRVVAAFCDGTYA from the coding sequence ATGACCACCTCGCACACCGTCACCGTGAACGGCGACACCGAGATCTTCTACACCGACTCCGGCGTCGACACGACCGACACCGGAGTCCCGATCGTCCTGCTGCACGGCGGCGGCCCGGGCGCGTCCGGCATGTCGAACTACGCGCGGAACGTCGACGCTCTCGCCGAGCATTTCCGGGTCATCGTTCCCGACATGCCCGGATACGGCGGCAGCAGCAAGAACCTGAGCCAGGACGATCCGTTCGGTTCCCTCGCCGACGGAATCCGCGCGCTTCTCGACCATCTCGGCGTCGAGAAGGCACACCTCGTCGGCAACTCGTACGGCGGCGCCTGCGCGCTGCGGCTCGCCCTCGACACCCCGCACCGGGCGGAACGAATGGTCCTCATGGGCCCCGGCGGCATCGGCACCACCCGGGGCGCACCGACGAAGGGACTGTCGACTCTGCTGAACTACTACGGCGGCGACGGGCCCAGCCGGTCGAAGCTCGAACATTTCATCCGCACCTATCTCGTATACGACGCCGAGTCGGTGTCCGCCGCAGCGATCGACGAACGCTACACGGCATCGATCGTCCCGGAGGTCGTCGCGCATCCCCCACTGCGTCGCCCATCCGGGACAAGCGCGCTGAAGACGCTGTGGCGCATGGACTTCACCCGAGACAAGCGTCTGCCGCAGCTGCGAACCCGGACACTGATCCTGTGGGGACGCGACGACAAAGTGAATCGACCATCCGGCGGGCAGATGCTCGTCGATCGGATGCCCGACGCCGATCTGATGATGGTGGCGCGCACCGGGCACTGGGTGCAGTTCGAGCGCGCCGCGCTGTTCAACCGGGTCGTCGCCGCGTTCTGCGACGGGACGTACGCGTGA
- a CDS encoding VOC family protein, producing the protein MSAPESVFGSVHLGYVVIESMKFAQWRRFGKDAIGMHLDDIAPDVIRFRLDDHEARFIIVRGPAEDVVALGWELDDHETFDTILARVTDRGVPVIDGTADDAVVRGVERFVRFPGPNGLTQEIFARARISDAPLSMSVRDGFVTGQSGMGHVAITSTRPHQMRGYYNTVFDARLTDYIDETISGAKLKIRFLRVNERHHSVAIANVRGLPVNPIRTTVQHLNIQVASLDDMTAAYQRVKQLGFGMALAVGQHTNDKELSFYALTPSGFEWEVGWNPIVVDETTWEPSTHRGISIWGHTPEGRVVVDALGRFRNAARSLRSVEDTVPQLSGPGLPDSR; encoded by the coding sequence GTGAGCGCGCCGGAATCGGTCTTCGGCAGCGTTCACCTCGGATACGTCGTCATCGAGTCGATGAAGTTCGCGCAGTGGCGACGGTTCGGCAAGGACGCGATCGGCATGCACCTCGACGACATCGCACCGGACGTCATCCGCTTCCGGCTCGACGACCATGAGGCCCGGTTCATCATCGTTCGAGGTCCGGCCGAGGACGTAGTCGCCCTCGGATGGGAACTCGACGATCACGAGACGTTCGACACGATCCTCGCCCGCGTCACCGACCGCGGCGTACCGGTCATCGACGGCACCGCCGACGACGCGGTGGTCCGGGGCGTCGAACGGTTCGTACGGTTCCCCGGCCCGAACGGCCTCACCCAGGAGATCTTCGCCCGGGCCCGGATCAGCGATGCACCGCTGTCTATGAGCGTCCGTGACGGATTCGTCACGGGCCAATCGGGAATGGGCCACGTCGCGATCACGTCGACCCGACCACATCAGATGCGTGGCTACTACAACACAGTCTTCGACGCCCGACTGACCGACTACATCGACGAGACGATCAGCGGTGCGAAACTCAAGATTCGGTTCCTACGGGTCAACGAGCGACATCACTCGGTGGCGATTGCGAATGTGCGTGGGCTGCCCGTCAACCCGATTCGTACCACGGTGCAGCACCTCAACATCCAAGTGGCATCGCTCGACGATATGACGGCGGCGTATCAGCGCGTCAAACAGCTCGGCTTCGGCATGGCGCTCGCGGTGGGCCAGCACACCAACGACAAGGAATTGTCGTTCTACGCGCTGACCCCGTCCGGCTTCGAATGGGAGGTCGGGTGGAATCCCATCGTCGTCGACGAGACGACGTGGGAGCCGAGCACTCACCGGGGCATCAGCATCTGGGGCCACACCCCAGAGGGACGGGTCGTCGTCGATGCGCTCGGGCGGTTCCGGAATGCGGCACGATCACTCCGGTCTGTCGAAGACACCGTGCCGCAACTGTCCGGTCCGGGACTACCCGATAGCCGATGA
- a CDS encoding DNA polymerase IV — protein MDAFFASVEQLTRPTLAGRPVLVGGTGVRGVVAGASYESRVYGARSAMPMHEARRLIGPSAVVVPPRGSVYRVVSTRVFEIIRRYSPTIETLSLDEAFGEPADLVGATAAEAADLARRLRAAIREETGLAASVGIGSGKQIAKIASGMAKPDGFRVIAPSTELEFLHELPVRKLWGIGPVSGDRLGRLGVETIGDFAALAETEVASVLGPTVGPALHKLAKGIDHRPVAERAEAKQISAESTFATDIVDLAGLRAAVASAASHAHRRLLDDGRGARTVVVKHRLSDMSILTRSSTMATATTDLNALTAAAYRVMLDPLEIGPVRLVGVGYSGLDDVRQDSLFPELDAGAGIATPFDQRERGLDQQERGIERHGGADETEPTVAAPQSVQIPRGPVVADEWPTGTDVAHPEHGHGWVQGTGHGFVTVRFETRSTGPGRTRNFRLPEPLLRRADPLASLDWELPVQE, from the coding sequence ATGGACGCCTTCTTCGCGTCCGTGGAACAACTCACCCGCCCGACGCTCGCTGGACGCCCCGTGCTCGTCGGCGGCACAGGAGTACGGGGTGTCGTCGCGGGAGCGAGCTACGAGTCACGGGTATACGGTGCGCGGTCGGCGATGCCCATGCACGAGGCGCGGCGGCTCATCGGACCGTCCGCCGTCGTCGTGCCGCCTCGCGGATCGGTGTATCGAGTCGTCAGCACCCGCGTCTTCGAGATCATCCGGCGGTATTCGCCGACCATCGAGACGCTGTCGCTCGACGAGGCGTTCGGCGAACCCGCCGACCTCGTCGGGGCGACCGCCGCCGAGGCAGCCGACCTCGCTCGGCGCCTGCGAGCGGCGATCCGCGAGGAGACCGGTCTGGCGGCGTCGGTCGGCATCGGGTCGGGCAAGCAGATCGCCAAGATCGCCTCGGGAATGGCCAAGCCCGACGGCTTCCGGGTGATAGCGCCCAGCACGGAGCTGGAGTTCCTGCACGAGCTGCCCGTCCGCAAGCTGTGGGGGATCGGGCCGGTGTCCGGCGACCGACTCGGACGCCTCGGCGTCGAGACCATCGGCGACTTCGCCGCATTGGCGGAGACCGAAGTGGCCTCGGTCCTCGGACCGACGGTCGGGCCGGCCCTGCACAAACTGGCGAAGGGGATCGATCACCGTCCGGTCGCCGAACGCGCCGAGGCGAAGCAGATCAGCGCGGAGTCGACGTTCGCCACCGACATCGTCGACCTCGCCGGGCTGCGCGCGGCGGTCGCGTCCGCCGCGTCGCACGCCCACCGCCGGCTGCTCGACGACGGGCGTGGCGCCCGGACCGTCGTGGTCAAACACCGGCTGAGCGACATGTCGATCCTGACCAGGTCGTCGACGATGGCGACCGCCACCACCGATCTGAACGCGCTGACGGCCGCCGCCTATCGGGTGATGCTGGACCCGCTCGAGATCGGACCGGTCCGCCTCGTCGGCGTCGGCTACTCCGGACTCGACGACGTCCGACAGGACTCGTTGTTCCCGGAACTCGATGCCGGGGCCGGGATCGCGACTCCGTTCGATCAGCGGGAACGAGGGCTCGACCAGCAGGAACGAGGGATCGAGCGGCACGGAGGCGCCGACGAGACGGAGCCGACCGTCGCCGCGCCGCAGAGCGTGCAGATCCCGCGCGGCCCCGTCGTCGCGGACGAGTGGCCCACCGGCACCGACGTCGCCCATCCCGAACACGGTCACGGATGGGTTCAGGGGACCGGACACGGGTTCGTCACCGTGCGCTTCGAGACCCGCTCCACCGGCCCCGGCCGCACACGCAACTTCCGCCTGCCCGAACCTCTCCTGCGACGCGCCGATCCGTTGGCGAGCCTGGACTGGGAGCTCCCGGTGCAGGAGTGA
- a CDS encoding GDSL-type esterase/lipase family protein → MAFTRYVALGDSFTEGVGDPDETLPNGVRGWADRVATALTAVDAQTRYANLAIRGRKLVPIVDEQIDAAVALNPDLVTIHAGGNDMLRPGVDLDAIGRVYDEAVGKLVATGATVVIFTPHDPGASKFFRPLRGRFALMAEITREIADRHDLTVVDYWRIRDYDDNRMWADDRLHMSPQGHQRMAVAVLDALGVKHDLQPLPLPESIPSGAAENIRWTREFLGPWLGRRIRGTSSGDDLAPKYPDWSVAPA, encoded by the coding sequence GTGGCATTCACTCGTTACGTCGCACTCGGCGATTCGTTCACAGAAGGCGTCGGCGACCCCGACGAAACACTGCCCAACGGCGTCCGCGGATGGGCCGACCGCGTCGCGACGGCGTTGACCGCCGTCGACGCTCAGACTCGGTATGCGAATCTCGCGATCCGCGGCCGCAAGCTCGTTCCGATCGTCGACGAACAGATCGACGCGGCGGTCGCGTTGAACCCCGATCTGGTCACCATTCACGCCGGCGGCAACGACATGCTCCGTCCAGGTGTCGATCTCGACGCCATCGGGCGGGTGTACGACGAGGCGGTCGGCAAGCTCGTCGCGACAGGCGCGACGGTGGTGATCTTCACCCCGCACGATCCCGGCGCGTCGAAGTTCTTCCGCCCGCTGCGCGGCCGTTTCGCGCTGATGGCCGAGATCACCCGGGAGATCGCCGATCGTCACGACCTGACCGTCGTCGACTACTGGCGCATCCGCGACTACGACGACAACCGGATGTGGGCCGACGACCGTCTGCACATGTCACCGCAGGGACACCAGCGGATGGCTGTCGCTGTACTCGACGCCCTCGGCGTGAAGCACGATCTGCAGCCGCTGCCGCTTCCCGAGTCGATCCCGTCCGGCGCCGCCGAGAACATCCGCTGGACCCGCGAGTTCCTCGGGCCGTGGCTCGGACGCCGCATCCGCGGCACCTCCAGCGGCGACGACCTGGCCCCGAAGTACCCGGACTGGTCGGTCGCACCCGCGTGA
- a CDS encoding SDR family NAD(P)-dependent oxidoreductase, which produces MVCRLLNTSLSSTVLGSRAAMPHLVAGRGSIVNVGSINGRIPATGPVGYSAAKAALIAFTASPRSVGMTGSDLTIDAGATKTA; this is translated from the coding sequence GTGGTGTGTCGCCTTCTGAACACCAGTCTGTCCAGCACGGTCCTGGGGAGTCGTGCGGCGATGCCTCATCTCGTGGCGGGCAGAGGGTCGATCGTGAACGTCGGGTCGATCAACGGTCGGATCCCGGCGACGGGTCCCGTCGGCTACAGCGCGGCGAAGGCTGCGCTCATCGCCTTCACCGCGTCGCCGCGGTCCGTCGGGATGACGGGTTCGGACCTGACGATCGACGCGGGCGCGACGAAGACCGCCTGA
- a CDS encoding HNH endonuclease signature motif containing protein translates to MTSTFKGVNPMTEPAHDGPALPDSPAELIALGEAVAAKLNEVSFASLAGDDLLAAAEADERTRSRREAATTSLMIEINDQYAFHTRGFQNIQKYMTTGLRVGPPEANARMKLMFATGEFLGIGGQRLPARLEATAHALREGAINRAHVRTIADVIDKIPAAIDADTVTAAEEHLAATARTLSPDGVRTVGERLLGHLDPDGDLTDDRDRKRTRGFTVAPQDARLMSKLRGSLTPAVRAKLDVVLTAWAAPGMNNPEDEAPLFGAVDQDDIDADALAAAVERDTRSTAQRNHDALAAMLDFVLGHGALGRPDRIPAELVVTVTDQELAAEAGVAHTATGARVPVKDLVEVAAHATPHLAVFKAHTSEILYLGRGKRLASKAQRLALFARDRGCSGPECDVPFARTEAHHVQRWEDGGATDIINLGAACGKHNRAEGKRPGKWETGIVRDGPHAGRIGWRPSGSTRPWQVNPLHHVGQEPEFLPHGPPRGSGSAVEALLATLLDAA, encoded by the coding sequence ATGACCAGCACTTTCAAGGGGGTGAATCCGATGACCGAACCCGCCCACGACGGACCGGCGCTCCCGGATTCACCCGCCGAACTGATTGCTCTCGGTGAGGCTGTCGCAGCCAAGCTGAACGAGGTGTCGTTCGCCTCGCTCGCCGGCGACGACCTCCTCGCCGCGGCGGAGGCCGACGAACGCACTCGGTCCCGCCGGGAAGCCGCCACCACCTCGCTGATGATCGAAATCAACGACCAGTACGCCTTCCACACCCGCGGCTTCCAAAACATACAGAAGTACATGACGACCGGCCTCCGGGTGGGTCCCCCTGAGGCGAATGCTCGGATGAAGTTGATGTTCGCCACCGGCGAGTTCCTCGGCATCGGCGGCCAACGACTTCCCGCCCGTTTGGAGGCTACCGCCCACGCCCTCCGCGAGGGCGCGATCAACCGGGCACACGTCCGCACTATCGCCGACGTGATCGACAAGATCCCGGCCGCGATCGACGCCGACACCGTCACCGCCGCCGAAGAACACCTCGCGGCTACCGCGCGCACACTGTCTCCGGACGGAGTCCGTACGGTCGGCGAGCGACTCCTGGGCCACCTCGACCCCGACGGGGACCTCACCGACGACCGCGACCGCAAACGCACGCGCGGGTTCACCGTCGCCCCGCAAGATGCCCGGTTGATGTCCAAGCTCCGCGGATCACTCACCCCGGCGGTCCGCGCCAAACTCGACGTCGTCCTGACCGCGTGGGCCGCGCCCGGGATGAACAATCCCGAAGATGAAGCGCCCCTGTTCGGGGCCGTCGACCAGGACGACATCGATGCCGACGCCCTGGCCGCAGCGGTCGAGCGCGATACCCGCAGCACCGCGCAACGCAACCACGACGCATTGGCCGCGATGCTCGACTTCGTGTTGGGACATGGTGCGCTCGGTCGGCCGGATCGGATACCGGCCGAGCTGGTCGTGACCGTCACCGACCAGGAGTTGGCCGCTGAAGCCGGTGTCGCGCACACGGCGACCGGAGCGCGGGTTCCGGTGAAGGATCTCGTCGAGGTCGCCGCCCACGCCACCCCACACCTGGCCGTGTTCAAAGCGCACACCAGCGAAATCCTCTACCTCGGACGGGGTAAACGCCTGGCGTCGAAGGCGCAGCGGCTGGCGCTGTTCGCCCGCGATCGCGGGTGCAGCGGCCCCGAATGCGATGTCCCGTTCGCCCGGACCGAAGCCCACCACGTCCAACGATGGGAGGACGGCGGCGCGACCGACATCATCAACCTGGGTGCGGCGTGCGGAAAACACAATCGGGCCGAGGGGAAGCGACCCGGGAAATGGGAGACGGGCATCGTGCGCGACGGCCCGCACGCCGGGCGCATCGGGTGGCGACCGTCCGGATCGACCCGCCCGTGGCAGGTCAATCCACTCCACCACGTCGGGCAGGAACCCGAATTCCTGCCCCATGGCCCGCCCCGCGGCTCCGGTTCGGCCGTCGAAGCGCTCCTGGCGACGCTTCTCGACGCCGCCTGA
- the ileS gene encoding isoleucine--tRNA ligase: MTDGTGRGAPSFPDVEQRVLDFWAADDTFTASIANREGAEEFVFYDGPPFANGLPHYGHLLTGYVKDVVPRYQTMRGKKVDRRFGWDTHGLPAELEAERQLGITDKSEIETMGVEKFNDYCRDSVLRYTGEWRDYVTRQARWVDFDNDYKTLDLDFMESVMWAFKRLHDKGLVYQGYRVLPYSWYEQTPLSNQEAKLDDAYRMRQDPAVTVSMPLTVPADSPLAALDGVNALIWTTTPWTLPSNLAVAVHPDVEYSHVRTADGGQYLLASALVGAYAKEIVEPETVATYVGRDLADLAYTPPFDFFVGHPNSHRVLLADYVTTDSGTGVVHLAPAFGEEDMDVATANGIEVVQPLDPGGRFTSLVPPYEGLMVFDANPVIIKDLKAADTGSAAGGSNQQGRIVRHETIEHSYPHSWRSGKPLIYMAVPSWFVAVQPIKQRMIELNQEITWSPSHIRDGQFGKWLEGAKDWNISRNRFWGAPIPVWISDDPEYPRVDVYGSLDALEADFGVRPDNLHRPYIDELTRPNPDDPTGRSTMRRVPEVLDCWFESGSMPYAQVHYPFENTEWFDGSAESGVLPHNPGDFIVEYNGQTRGWFYNLHVLATALFDRPAFKTVAAHGIVLGDDGAKMSKSKRNYPDVNEVFDRDGSDAMRWFLMASPILRGGNLVVTERGIREGVRQALLPMWNAYSFLQLYADRRATWRTDSESVLDRYILAKLASTRDEMTEALDVYDIAGACESFREFCESLTNWYVRRSRARFWAGQDEDADAFDTLYTVLEVAGRLAAPLLPLATEAMWRGLTGERSVHLADWPAESELPADPDLVAAMDEIQSVCSVASSVRKANKLRVRLPLPGLTVASPTADAMAPYADLIAEEMNVKTVDLSTDVDAFGKVEVVVNARAAGPRIGKDVQRAIRAVKSGNWEFGTSAETGEQVVVADGIEMRGEEFTRKLVAASPDSTAEMPGGKGLVVLDTAVTPELEAEGWAKDRIRELQDARRNLGLEVSDRIAVRLVVPADDVETAHTHADLIAGEVLATSFDVATGDAAAIELNDGVSADVTKV; the protein is encoded by the coding sequence ATGACCGACGGCACCGGCCGGGGCGCGCCGTCGTTCCCGGACGTCGAGCAGCGCGTCCTGGACTTCTGGGCCGCCGACGACACGTTCACGGCGTCGATCGCCAATCGTGAGGGCGCGGAGGAGTTCGTCTTCTACGACGGCCCGCCGTTCGCCAACGGCCTCCCGCACTACGGACACCTGCTGACCGGGTACGTCAAAGACGTCGTCCCGCGCTATCAGACGATGCGCGGTAAGAAGGTGGATCGCCGATTCGGTTGGGACACACACGGTCTGCCGGCCGAACTGGAAGCCGAGCGCCAACTCGGGATCACCGACAAGTCGGAGATCGAGACGATGGGCGTGGAGAAGTTCAACGACTACTGCCGCGACTCGGTGCTGCGCTACACCGGCGAGTGGCGCGACTACGTGACCCGTCAGGCTCGCTGGGTCGACTTCGACAACGACTACAAGACGCTCGACCTGGACTTCATGGAGTCGGTCATGTGGGCGTTCAAACGACTGCACGACAAGGGCCTGGTGTATCAGGGCTACCGCGTGCTGCCGTACTCCTGGTACGAGCAGACCCCGCTGAGCAATCAGGAGGCGAAGCTCGACGACGCCTACCGGATGCGGCAGGATCCGGCGGTGACCGTCTCGATGCCGTTGACGGTGCCCGCCGATTCGCCGCTCGCCGCGCTCGACGGCGTCAACGCTCTGATCTGGACGACCACCCCGTGGACGCTGCCGTCGAACCTGGCCGTCGCCGTGCACCCCGACGTCGAGTACTCGCACGTGCGCACCGCCGACGGCGGGCAGTACCTCCTCGCATCGGCGCTCGTCGGCGCGTACGCCAAGGAGATCGTCGAGCCGGAGACCGTCGCGACCTACGTCGGCCGCGACTTGGCCGACCTGGCCTACACGCCGCCGTTCGACTTCTTCGTCGGCCACCCGAACAGTCACCGCGTGCTGCTCGCCGACTACGTGACCACCGATTCCGGCACCGGCGTCGTGCACCTCGCTCCCGCCTTCGGTGAAGAGGACATGGACGTCGCGACGGCGAACGGGATCGAGGTGGTGCAGCCGCTCGATCCGGGAGGCAGATTCACCTCCCTGGTCCCGCCGTACGAGGGCCTCATGGTGTTCGACGCGAACCCGGTGATCATCAAGGACCTCAAGGCAGCCGACACCGGGAGCGCGGCGGGCGGGTCGAATCAGCAGGGACGGATCGTCCGGCACGAGACCATCGAGCACTCGTATCCGCACTCGTGGCGGTCGGGCAAGCCGTTGATCTACATGGCCGTCCCGTCGTGGTTCGTCGCCGTGCAGCCGATCAAGCAGCGGATGATCGAACTCAACCAGGAGATCACCTGGTCGCCGTCGCACATCCGAGACGGTCAGTTCGGCAAGTGGCTCGAGGGCGCCAAGGACTGGAACATCAGCCGCAACCGGTTCTGGGGTGCACCGATCCCGGTCTGGATCTCCGACGACCCCGAGTACCCGCGTGTGGACGTGTACGGCAGCCTCGATGCGCTCGAGGCCGACTTCGGTGTGCGCCCGGACAATCTGCACCGCCCGTACATCGACGAGTTGACCCGACCGAACCCCGACGATCCCACCGGCCGATCGACGATGCGCCGGGTGCCCGAGGTGCTCGACTGCTGGTTCGAGTCCGGTTCGATGCCGTACGCGCAGGTCCACTACCCGTTCGAGAACACGGAGTGGTTCGACGGATCGGCGGAATCGGGTGTGCTGCCGCACAATCCGGGCGACTTCATCGTCGAGTACAACGGCCAGACCCGCGGCTGGTTCTACAACCTGCACGTGCTGGCGACGGCGCTGTTCGACCGCCCGGCGTTCAAGACGGTCGCCGCGCACGGCATCGTGCTGGGCGACGACGGCGCCAAGATGAGCAAGTCCAAGCGCAACTACCCGGATGTGAACGAGGTCTTCGACCGCGACGGCTCCGACGCCATGCGGTGGTTCCTGATGGCGTCGCCGATCCTGCGCGGCGGCAACCTGGTCGTCACCGAGCGGGGCATCCGCGAGGGCGTGCGTCAGGCGCTCCTGCCGATGTGGAACGCGTACAGCTTCCTGCAGTTGTACGCGGATCGGCGGGCCACGTGGCGCACCGACTCGGAGAGCGTGCTCGACAGGTACATCCTGGCCAAGCTCGCGTCGACCCGCGACGAGATGACCGAGGCGCTCGACGTGTACGACATCGCCGGCGCGTGTGAGAGCTTCCGCGAATTCTGCGAGTCGCTCACCAACTGGTACGTGCGTCGTTCGCGCGCCCGGTTCTGGGCCGGTCAGGACGAGGACGCCGACGCCTTCGACACGCTCTACACGGTGCTCGAGGTGGCGGGTCGTCTCGCCGCCCCGCTGCTTCCGTTGGCGACCGAGGCGATGTGGCGCGGGCTGACGGGGGAGCGGTCGGTGCATCTGGCCGACTGGCCCGCCGAGAGCGAGCTGCCCGCCGACCCCGATCTCGTGGCCGCCATGGACGAGATCCAGTCGGTGTGCTCGGTGGCGTCGAGCGTGCGCAAGGCCAACAAGCTGCGCGTGCGGCTGCCGCTGCCCGGTCTGACCGTCGCGTCGCCGACCGCCGATGCGATGGCGCCGTACGCGGATCTGATCGCCGAGGAGATGAACGTCAAGACCGTCGACCTGTCGACGGACGTCGACGCGTTCGGCAAGGTGGAGGTCGTCGTCAACGCGCGTGCGGCCGGTCCGCGCATCGGCAAGGACGTACAGCGGGCCATCAGGGCCGTCAAGTCCGGGAACTGGGAGTTCGGTACCAGTGCGGAGACCGGCGAGCAGGTCGTCGTCGCCGACGGCATCGAAATGCGCGGCGAGGAGTTCACTCGTAAGCTCGTCGCGGCGTCGCCGGATTCGACCGCGGAGATGCCGGGCGGCAAGGGACTGGTGGTCCTCGATACGGCGGTGACGCCGGAACTCGAGGCCGAGGGCTGGGCCAAGGACCGTATCCGCGAGCTGCAGGACGCCCGTCGCAACCTGGGGCTGGAGGTCTCCGACCGGATCGCCGTGCGCCTGGTGGTGCCCGCCGACGACGTCGAGACCGCCCACACGCACGCCGATCTCATCGCGGGTGAAGTCCTCGCGACCTCGTTCGACGTGGCGACCGGCGACGCGGCCGCCATCGAACTCAACGATGGCGTGAGTGCCGACGTGACCAAGGTCTGA